One part of the Marichromatium purpuratum 984 genome encodes these proteins:
- a CDS encoding glycosyltransferase family 39 protein has product MSTAVPSRPAAESIDWRPIALLILALSALRLAIAALLPVTQDEAYYFDWARTLGWGYFDHPPGVAALGLGTLLEPGSALAARLGTLLAGVLTLVVLARLYWRAGLTTTATLASALLLACATLPGLVGGVITTPDTVLALAWALALHEAERALGGARRRWVTAGIAVGIGLLGKYTMVLIGPVLLWAILWVDPRALRTRWPYLGALTALLVFAPNLWWNASHDWLSLGFQLGHGLSTELAAPETLGAGTMAHSGPQTLAERLASLGGYFGAQLAFWGLLVPALVMALRGAGDTPPRQRFTRHARALLIAATLFPLGFFAVIASFSEVEANWPVIYLLAAPALLAPRLLRRPRWLLAGAGANLVLVTLYAAHAASAALPLPDSANRVLRETHGFAALAEVAAGLDAPVHADRYQLVAMLRFHAPRLAATTSQWPGLHRPSEYLHGRIAPRLDPARIDQPFWLVSRAGHPPALPGFRVTEQRLLQDCAGQPLHQGTSAPCARPLHVWRLYRYAPLGD; this is encoded by the coding sequence ATGTCCACCGCCGTCCCGAGCCGTCCCGCTGCCGAGTCCATCGACTGGCGCCCGATCGCGCTGCTGATCCTCGCGCTGAGCGCGCTGCGCCTGGCCATCGCCGCGCTCCTGCCGGTCACCCAGGACGAGGCCTACTACTTCGACTGGGCGCGCACGCTCGGCTGGGGCTATTTCGATCACCCGCCCGGGGTCGCCGCACTCGGGCTCGGCACCCTGCTCGAGCCCGGCTCGGCGCTCGCCGCACGGCTCGGCACCCTGCTCGCCGGCGTCCTCACCCTGGTGGTACTCGCGCGGCTCTACTGGCGCGCCGGGCTGACCACCACCGCCACCCTGGCGAGCGCGCTGCTGCTCGCCTGCGCCACCCTGCCGGGGCTGGTCGGCGGCGTCATCACCACCCCGGACACCGTGCTCGCGCTGGCCTGGGCGCTGGCCCTGCACGAGGCCGAGCGCGCCCTCGGCGGTGCGCGCCGGCGCTGGGTCACGGCGGGCATCGCCGTCGGTATCGGGCTGCTCGGCAAGTACACCATGGTGCTGATCGGGCCGGTGCTGCTGTGGGCGATCCTCTGGGTCGACCCGCGCGCGCTGCGCACCCGCTGGCCCTATCTGGGTGCGCTGACCGCGCTGCTGGTGTTCGCCCCCAACCTGTGGTGGAACGCCAGCCACGACTGGCTCAGCCTCGGCTTCCAGCTCGGCCACGGGCTCTCCACCGAGCTAGCCGCGCCCGAGACCTTGGGCGCCGGCACCATGGCGCACAGCGGACCGCAGACGCTCGCCGAGCGGCTGGCCAGCCTCGGCGGCTATTTCGGCGCCCAGCTCGCCTTCTGGGGGCTGTTGGTCCCGGCGCTGGTGATGGCGCTGCGTGGCGCTGGCGATACGCCGCCGCGACAGCGATTCACCCGTCACGCCCGCGCCCTGCTGATCGCCGCGACCCTGTTCCCGCTCGGCTTCTTCGCCGTCATCGCCAGCTTCAGCGAGGTCGAGGCCAACTGGCCGGTGATCTATCTGCTCGCCGCCCCGGCGCTGCTCGCGCCGCGACTGCTGCGACGACCGCGCTGGCTGCTCGCCGGCGCCGGGGCCAACCTCGTCCTGGTCACGCTCTATGCGGCGCACGCGGCGAGCGCCGCGCTGCCGCTGCCCGACAGCGCCAACCGGGTGCTGCGCGAGACCCACGGCTTCGCCGCGCTAGCCGAGGTCGCCGCCGGGCTCGACGCCCCGGTCCATGCCGACCGCTATCAGCTCGTCGCGATGCTGCGCTTCCACGCCCCGAGGCTCGCGGCCACCACCAGCCAGTGGCCGGGACTGCACCGCCCCTCGGAGTATCTGCACGGGCGCATCGCGCCACGCCTCGACCCGGCGCGCATCGACCAGCCCTTCTGGCTGGTCTCGCGCGCCGGTCATCCGCCCGCGCTCCCCGGCTTCCGGGTGACCGAGCAGCGCCTCCTCCAGGATTGCGCGGGACAGCCGCTCCACCAGGGGACGAGCGCGCCCTGCGCGCGACCGCTCCACGTCTGGCGGCTCTATCGCTACGCCCCGCTCGGCGACTGA
- a CDS encoding bifunctional alpha/beta hydrolase/OsmC family protein, translating into MPRIKLEFPNAAGHRLAGLLEMPPERVPTRRYALFAHCFTCSKDIAAASRISRALADRGIAVLRFDFTGLGNSDGDFANTNFSSNVEDLLAAARKLEEAFQAPALLIGHSLGGAAVLAAAPQLPSVEAVVTIAAPATASHVQHLLSDARDELEARGEAEVKIGLRRFRIRKQLLEDLAQYGAADHIRDLDRPLLVFHSPLDTIVSIDEAAKIYQAARHPKSFISLDNADHMLSDREDAEYVAETLVAWASRYLGLGGHRFEQSLGTAPKVGEGEVLVTELHARFLRGLYTGRHQLLADQPSAVGGSGLGPDPYELMLMALGACTSMTLREYATAKGWDLDDVEVRLAFDRSHAADCTACEREEVRVDRVQQRINLLGHLTAGQRARLLEVAERAPVNRSLESLMLIHSELDDERLD; encoded by the coding sequence ATGCCACGTATCAAGCTCGAGTTTCCGAATGCCGCAGGGCACCGACTGGCGGGGCTGCTGGAGATGCCGCCGGAACGGGTGCCGACGCGACGTTATGCGCTCTTCGCCCACTGCTTCACCTGCAGCAAGGACATCGCCGCGGCGAGCCGGATCAGTCGCGCCCTGGCCGATCGCGGGATCGCGGTGCTGCGCTTCGACTTCACCGGGCTGGGCAACAGCGACGGCGACTTCGCCAACACCAACTTCTCCTCCAACGTCGAGGACCTGCTGGCGGCGGCGCGCAAGCTCGAGGAGGCCTTCCAGGCCCCGGCGCTGCTCATCGGCCACAGCCTCGGTGGTGCTGCGGTGCTCGCCGCCGCGCCCCAGCTGCCCTCGGTCGAGGCGGTGGTGACCATCGCCGCGCCGGCCACCGCCTCGCACGTCCAGCACCTGTTGAGCGACGCCCGTGACGAACTCGAGGCGCGCGGCGAGGCCGAGGTCAAGATCGGGCTGCGTCGCTTCCGTATCCGCAAGCAGTTGCTGGAGGACCTCGCGCAGTACGGTGCGGCCGACCACATCCGCGACCTCGACCGACCGCTGCTGGTGTTCCACTCGCCGCTCGACACCATCGTCTCGATCGACGAGGCGGCCAAGATCTATCAGGCCGCGCGTCACCCCAAGAGCTTCATCTCGCTCGACAACGCCGACCACATGCTCAGTGACCGCGAGGACGCCGAGTACGTCGCCGAAACCCTGGTGGCCTGGGCCAGCCGCTATCTCGGGCTCGGCGGTCATCGCTTCGAGCAGAGCCTGGGCACCGCGCCCAAGGTGGGCGAGGGCGAGGTGCTGGTCACCGAGCTGCACGCCCGCTTCCTCCGTGGGCTCTATACCGGTCGCCATCAGTTGCTCGCCGATCAGCCCTCGGCCGTCGGCGGCAGCGGGCTGGGTCCTGATCCCTATGAGCTGATGCTGATGGCGCTCGGCGCCTGCACCTCGATGACGCTGCGCGAATACGCCACCGCCAAGGGCTGGGATCTCGACGACGTCGAGGTGCGCCTCGCCTTCGATCGCAGTCACGCCGCCGACTGCACCGCCTGCGAGCGCGAAGAGGTCCGGGTCGACCGGGTGCAGCAGCGCATCAACCTGCTCGGCCATCTCACCGCCGGGCAGCGGGCACGGTTGCTGGAGGTCGCCGAGCGTGCCCCGGTCAACCGCTCGCTCGAATCACTGATGCTGATCCACAGCGAACTCGACGACGAGCGTCTCGACTGA